One window from the genome of Gopherus evgoodei ecotype Sinaloan lineage chromosome 2, rGopEvg1_v1.p, whole genome shotgun sequence encodes:
- the PRND gene encoding prion-like protein doppel has product MGRTRMVTCWMAMLFLVLSSDITLCRRGSSRKKASQNKSPPPVNKPSPPTKKEPVTIPGTLCYTGQLLNIKLEPEDAKYYIDNFKKFPDCVYYPTCFRSLEPNATKDTVSECFNVTVSLTENKLDLSEGKNATSVYTRVMWQVINHLCAMEFCCQPCSLALSIHSSFGWLAMLCLVSFISLTMQ; this is encoded by the coding sequence ATGGGAAGGACCCGGATGGTGACCTGCTGGATGGCTATGCTTTTTCTGGTGCTATCTAGCGATATCACCCTTTGTAGGAGGGGCTCCTCAAGGAAGAAAGCAAGCCAGAATAAAAGTCCTCCCCCCGTTAATAAGCCCAGCCCACCAACCAAAAAAGAACCAGTGACGATTCCAGGAACACTCTGTTACACTGGCCAATTGCTCAACATCAAACTAGAGCCTGAAGATGCCAAATATTACATTGACAACTTCAAAAAGTTCCCTGATTGCGTTTATTACCCTACGTGCTTCCGATCACTAGAGCCAAACGCAACCAAGGACACGGTTAGCGAGTGCTTTAACGTTACGGTGAGTTTGACTGAAAACAAACTGGACTTATCTGAAGGAAAGAATGCCACCAGTGTGTACACCAGGGTCATGTGGCAAGTGATAAACCACTTGTGTGCAATGGAATTCTGCTGCCAACCATGCAGCCTTGCTCTGTCAATCCACAGTTCCTTTGGTTGGTTAGCAATGCTTTGCCTCGTGAGTTTTATTTCTCTTACCATGCAATGA